Below is a genomic region from Candidatus Krumholzibacteriia bacterium.
GCCACGGTTACCGCTGCTTGCAAAATGGCGCGAGCCTGCATGGCAGTCACCTCAGGATAACTGATTCCCAAGCGACATCCACGGTGACCCAGCATGGGGTTGGATTCCGTGAGAAGCTCCACCTTGCTCTTCAGAAGAGTGGCGTCCACTCCCATCTTGCCTGCGAGATCCTCGATATCCGCATCACTGTGGGGAAGGAACTCGTGAAGGGGCGGATCCAGGGCACGGATCGTAACCGGCAGGCCGTCCATCGCCCGAAAGATTCCCTCGAAGTCCGACTGCTGCATGGGAAGGATCTTGTCGAGTGCTTTTCTCCTGCCTTCCACATCTGCCGAAAGGATCATCTCCCGCACGGCATCAATGCGCTCTTCTTCGAAGAACATATGCTCAGTACGACAAAGCCCGATGCCACTGGCTCCAAAGTTCCTGGCCACTCCGGAATCCATCGGAGAATCTGCATTGGTGCGCACCTTCATCCGGGAGAACCCGTCGGCCAAAGCCAGAATCCGGTCGAAGTCCTGATAGAGCTTGCTATCCTCGGCAGGCATTTCCCGTTCGACTAGAACCTGAACGATTTCGCTCGGGCGCACCTCGATGCTTCCGGCGAAAACTTCTCCGGTCATGCCGTCGATGCTGATCGCATCGCCTTCACGAAGAGTCTGGCCCGCAACCATGACCTCTGCCTTTGCATAGTCGATGTCCAGAGCGCCGCAGCCGGCCACGCAACTCTTGCCCATTCCGCGAGCCACCACCGCTGCGTGGCTGGTCATGCCCCCGCGGCTGGTAAGAATCCCCTGGGAGACGAACATTCCCTGAATGTCCTCCGGGCTGGTCTCAATGCGAACCAAAACCACTTTCTCGCCCTTTTCGCTTCGGGCAACGGCCTCTTCGGCGGAAAGAACCAGCGCTCCGGTGGCCGCCCCGGGGCCTGCATTCAGCCCGCGAGCAAGGAAGTGACCTTCGGAAACTGCTCGCTCCTTGTCCTTGAGATCAAAAACTGGAAGAAGCAGTTGGGTCAACTGATCGGGATCGACACGAAGAACCGCCGTCTCCTCATCAATCAGGCCCTCCTCGAGCATTTCCGCCGCAATGCGAACTGCAGCGAAACCGGTTCGTTTGCCGGAACGGGTCTGCAGCATCCAGAGGCGATTGTCCTGCACGGTGAACTCAATGTCCTGCATATCCCGGTAATGATCCTCCAGCTTCTCGTAGATTTCTACCAACTGCTGATAGGCTTCGGGAAACTCCTCTTCCATGCTGGGAAGGGGGTTCTCGGGATCCTTGCCGACAATGTTGATGGGCTGCGGTGTCCGGATTCCGGCAACCACGTCCTCACCCTGGGCATTCACGAGGAACTCCCCGTAGAAACGTTTCTCGCCCGTGGAAGGATCCCGGGTAAAGGCCACTCCCGTGGCACAGGTTTCGCCCATGTTCCCAAAGACCATGGCCTGCACGTTCACCGCAGTTCCCCAATTATGAGGGATGCCATTGATTTTGCGATAGTGCATCGCCCGGGGGTTTCCCCAGCTCTGGAAGACTGCGTTGACACTGCCCCAGAGTTGTTCCCAGGGATCATCCGGGAAAGGCTCTCCCTTGCGTTCCTGCACAAGAGCCTTGTACTGGGCCACCAGCTCCTTCAGATCTTCCGTGCTAAGATCCGTATCGAGAGAAACATTCCGGGATTCCTTCATCGACTCGAGAAGCTGCTCGAAGGGATCGTGGTTTTCGCCCCGAATCTGAAGAACCACATCGCCATACATCTGGATGAAACGGCGATAGGAATCGTAGGCGAAACGCTCATTTCCGGAACGCTCAATGAGTCCCTTCAGGGTGTCCTCATTCAGGCCAAGGTTCAGGACGGTGTCCATCATCCCAGGCATACTGACTCTCGCACCACTGCGAACGGAGAGGAGCAGGGGATTGGAAGCATCCCCGAACTGGCCACCCATGATCTTCTCAACCGCGGCTACCGACTGCCTTACCTCGTCCTGGAGTCCCTCGGGGTGCTGCATTTTGTTTTCCACAACACGATTGCAGACCTCTGTAGTGATCGTAAAACCGGCGGGAACCGGAATCCCGAGCGAACTCATTTCCGCCAGGTTTGCACCCTTGCCCCCGAGGAGGTTCTTCATGCTCTGGTTTCCCTCGCTTGTATCGCCACCGAACACGTATGTCATCTTCTTCATTGCTGTACTCGCTTCCATCGGTCTTTCTTCCCTCATCACTGGGATCCCGCCATGGTTTCTGCGCCCCTGAATTCCAGTGTTGCTGTAAAATGCCGCAGGAAAGGAGGTTCGTGAAGTAATCTCATTCCCTTTAGGCTGTCTCTCTTCTCATGGAGCGAAATCAGGGAGTTCGCTACGTAGTTCATGTGCATGTTCGTGTAGACGCGGCGCGGGATTGCAAGCCGCACAAGCTCCAGCGGCGCTTGCCTCGTTTCTCCCGACTCCGGGTCCTTTCCACCAAACATGAAAGTTCCGATCTCCACTCCCCGGATTCCCGATTCAATGTAGAGATTCACCGCAAGGGACTGCCCCGGGAATTCCTCGGCCGGAATGTGGGGAAGAAACTCCCCTGCGTTGACATAGATTGCATGTCCCCCGGGCGGCTCCAGAAAAGGAACCCCGGCTTCCTGCAGTTGCTCGCCAAGGGAAGCAACCTGCCCGATCCTGAATTCCAGATAGCGTTCATCCATTACTTCCTGCAATCCTCGGGAGATGGCTTCAAGATCCCTCCCCGAAAGACCTCCATAAGTAGGAAATCCCTCGACCAGGATCAGCAGGTTCCGGATCTTCTCGGAAAGCACTCTGTCGTTGAGGGCAAGAAAGCCCCCCATGTTGACCAAGCCGTCCTTCTTTGCACTCATGGTGCAACCGTCAGCGTAGGAGAACATTTCCTGAACGATGGCCGGGATCGACTGCTCCCGATAGCCATCCTCACGCTGCTGGATGAACCAGGCGTTTTCGGCAAAGCGACAGGCGTCAAAGAGAAGGGGCAGTCCCTCCCTGCGGCAGATGGCACTCACCGTACGGATGTTCTCCATGGAAACCGGCTGTCCCCCGCCGCTGTTGTTCGTAATCGTAAGCATGACCAGAGGAATGTTCTCGACGCCACAGTCACGAATGGCCGTTTCCAGTTTCTCCGGATCCATGTTGCCCTTGAAGGGTGCGATGCGGTGGGGATCCTTTCCCTCTTCACAGAGAAGGTCGAGGGCGCGACCTCCGTTCTGTTCCACATTTGCACGCGTTGTATCAAAGTGGCTGTTATTGGGAACCACCATTCCCTTCTCCACCACTGTGGAGAAGAGCAGATTCTCGGCCACACGCCCCTGATGAACCGGAATCACATTCTGGAATCCGAAGATCTCGCGAACCGTGTTTTCAAAATTGAAATAGTTGCGGCTGCCCGCATAAGACTCATCCCCCTGCATGATGCCCGCCCACTGCCTGTCGCTCATGGCACTGGTACCGGAATCGGTCAGGAGATCGATGTAGATGTCGTCGGAGCGCAGTCGAAAGAGATTGAAACCCGCAGC
It encodes:
- the ppdK gene encoding pyruvate, phosphate dikinase translates to MKKMTYVFGGDTSEGNQSMKNLLGGKGANLAEMSSLGIPVPAGFTITTEVCNRVVENKMQHPEGLQDEVRQSVAAVEKIMGGQFGDASNPLLLSVRSGARVSMPGMMDTVLNLGLNEDTLKGLIERSGNERFAYDSYRRFIQMYGDVVLQIRGENHDPFEQLLESMKESRNVSLDTDLSTEDLKELVAQYKALVQERKGEPFPDDPWEQLWGSVNAVFQSWGNPRAMHYRKINGIPHNWGTAVNVQAMVFGNMGETCATGVAFTRDPSTGEKRFYGEFLVNAQGEDVVAGIRTPQPINIVGKDPENPLPSMEEEFPEAYQQLVEIYEKLEDHYRDMQDIEFTVQDNRLWMLQTRSGKRTGFAAVRIAAEMLEEGLIDEETAVLRVDPDQLTQLLLPVFDLKDKERAVSEGHFLARGLNAGPGAATGALVLSAEEAVARSEKGEKVVLVRIETSPEDIQGMFVSQGILTSRGGMTSHAAVVARGMGKSCVAGCGALDIDYAKAEVMVAGQTLREGDAISIDGMTGEVFAGSIEVRPSEIVQVLVEREMPAEDSKLYQDFDRILALADGFSRMKVRTNADSPMDSGVARNFGASGIGLCRTEHMFFEEERIDAVREMILSADVEGRRKALDKILPMQQSDFEGIFRAMDGLPVTIRALDPPLHEFLPHSDADIEDLAGKMGVDATLLKSKVELLTESNPMLGHRGCRLGISYPEVTAMQARAILQAAVTVASEGVKVFPEIMIPLVGHVKELALQRKVVEDVAAEVFEALGRKVDYLVGTMIELPRAALTADEIAEEADFFSFGTNDLTQTALGLSRDDSGRFLPFYVEQGIYSRDPFAGLDQSGVGQLVAMGVEKGRSTRSSLKVGICGEHGGDPESVRFCHDIGLDYVSCSPYRVPVARLAAAHAALEKN
- a CDS encoding tryptophanase; this encodes MDKYVEPFKIKVVEPIRVISREERAEAIRAAGFNLFRLRSDDIYIDLLTDSGTSAMSDRQWAGIMQGDESYAGSRNYFNFENTVREIFGFQNVIPVHQGRVAENLLFSTVVEKGMVVPNNSHFDTTRANVEQNGGRALDLLCEEGKDPHRIAPFKGNMDPEKLETAIRDCGVENIPLVMLTITNNSGGGQPVSMENIRTVSAICRREGLPLLFDACRFAENAWFIQQREDGYREQSIPAIVQEMFSYADGCTMSAKKDGLVNMGGFLALNDRVLSEKIRNLLILVEGFPTYGGLSGRDLEAISRGLQEVMDERYLEFRIGQVASLGEQLQEAGVPFLEPPGGHAIYVNAGEFLPHIPAEEFPGQSLAVNLYIESGIRGVEIGTFMFGGKDPESGETRQAPLELVRLAIPRRVYTNMHMNYVANSLISLHEKRDSLKGMRLLHEPPFLRHFTATLEFRGAETMAGSQ